The genomic segment GTCTCAAAAATAGTCCGATAGCGAGATAATGCGCTCGCCGCGCGGCCAAAGGCGTGTATTTTGCGGCGTGACCCGTACTGAATCATCCTGCAACGCGATCCCCGATGCACGCTTCGTTCCTCGCCCTTCCCAGACTTCCCGCAAGGCGCACGCTCCGCAACCTGTTTGCTCTGGTCTCGCTGTGCGCGCTCGCCGCCTGCTCGAAACCCGCCGAGCCCTGGCATCTGACCGACGTAACGGGCCATTTGCCGGACCTGGACTTCTCGCTCATCGACGATGGCGGAGCACCCGTCACCGGCCAGTCCTTCGCGGGTAAGACCACGCTCGTCTATTTCGGCTACACGCACTGCCCCGATGTCTGCCCTGAAACGATGGCGCGCCTCATGCAGGTGATGCAGCGCGTGGGGCCGGATGCGGACCGGACGCGCATCGTG from the Caballeronia sp. NK8 genome contains:
- a CDS encoding SCO family protein; translated protein: MHASFLALPRLPARRTLRNLFALVSLCALAACSKPAEPWHLTDVTGHLPDLDFSLIDDGGAPVTGQSFAGKTTLVYFGYTHCPDVCPETMARLMQVMQRVGPDADRTRIVFISVDPARDTPALLRSYVRAFDDKHAVGLTGTDRAIESVAQRYRVAYQMEKRDPDGAYEVTHSSAVYLFDAAGHARLLATDHDSIDAIASDLKRVIHAQGA